Part of the Puntigrus tetrazona isolate hp1 chromosome 10, ASM1883169v1, whole genome shotgun sequence genome is shown below.
taagaaatgctacatacaaagtaatcaaatgtataaaaacactgcCTATTCTTCactgtgtatataaaatgtagatttatttttattacagtgatAGAGCAGTTAAAAATGTTCTCTCTTTTGTTGTTAAATAAGATCAATATTCTGCATTGTAAGATATAACACAACTGTCACAAATAAATTATcggaattgtgagataaagttGCAATTCCCTTTAGGTTTTATTCCATGGCAGAAAAATGAAGTAATTTTGAGATGTTAAcatataatttaaagaaaaaaatctgtcatcgaATTGACGACTAAGCAAATCAAaggcgacagcagcaaggatTTATTGCGAGTtactaaagtaataaataattaataaaatcctGCAAAACTGCAGAAAAACAACCAAATACATGCTCTGTGTGCAATAAATGATTCAGCTCACTAACACCAACTTAATTTCCTCATCAGGGGGGTCACAATGAGTTGAATGCCAGTGAACGCAGTAGAGATAGAACCTAGTCATGTATGCATGCTTCATAAATACGCATCCATTAACACAAGTGCACAAAGACGCCTGTTCAATAACTCCTTTTAtctctttaattaaacagaGCGACCACGGCAGATCAGCAGCCCGTGTGGCTGTAATAAAGCAGAGTTGATAAATGTCTGCAAACGTGCACCGATTCAATTACTCCTCAAAGCCACAACAAACACATCTAGAGATCGGACTGAACCGGACACACTTAAGTCCATGTGCCCCCACAGGGCCGTTCTTTGTGTCTGTCTAACGTGGGTGCGTGGAGATCactcattgtgtgtgtgtgtgtgtgtgtgtgtgtgtgtgtgtgtgtgtgtactgacaTCACCATGGAGATGGGCCTTTTGTCTGAACAGCAATAAAGACACAAAACCATGATCCTGATGAAAGAGGCGGATGGTGAGTCAGGAAATCCAGCACGCTTCTTAGGTTAGTGCAAACACAGTTGATACATGACAGAGGACAATATTTGAAAGATGGAATCAGCTCAACATCAGTTCTTACTGTGCATGCAACAACCTGTCCTCAGTTCCTTCTGCGCTAGATAGTAGCTCCCTACCCGTTTCCTGCTTCCTACACTGGGAACCCCTTCTGTAAAAATACACGTCACTTGACAAATGCGGTCATTTGGAATGCCCTGCAACatcatatatgtatacacacacttttaaagaGCAAGGAAATACTCATGtaattaaagacatttgtaatgttacaaaagattttcatgtcaaataaacactgttcttttggACTAAATCACAgaatgcagaagaaaaaaaataaataacaattagtTATACTAAGAaaaatgaagcagcacaactttaaaaaaaaaaaaagctaataattataataattatttctcaagcagcaaagcagcataaaataatgacttctgaaggatcatatgatacagaagatgctaaaaattcacCTTTGCctcaaataataaacaaactttttagtaatatatcaaatagaaaacatttcctCGACACtactgttttcactgtatttatttagcaaatttggaaacatttccataaatgatattattactttttgcGAGGGCAACTAAATTGTTGCGTTCAGACAAATAGTGAAACTACAACACAACCGAAACTAGGCAGAAAGAAGCTTTCTACCTTGTGATGCACAAAGCCAGACTTTAATTGCAAGCACATTTCGTGCGAGTCAAAGGTGTAATTTGTGAAATCTGAGAATACGGTGCGTGTGATTAGAAAAGAGCCATTACCTTTAAAAACCATacattaatgaaatgaaagctCTTGTGAGACACAATCAAGAATTTACAGACACGGTTGGgttcatgcacaaatatttctttattaattgaCTTGTTTGGAGATCATCAGAACCTGTCTCTTATGCAAGTGTTTGTATTCTGCCTGTATCCTGATTCTTTCTGCTATGCTTGCGTAACAACAGAAGTTCCTCAGGAAAGGAGGATTTGGGGGATAAAGGCCTGTATAGTTTCCcttaaggaaggaaggaagtcaAATGCCTTTTACACACTTTATGCTTCAAACCAAAACTCTTTCACAGATCACGTCGCTCgcatttgcttctttttaaagcttgtttcatGCATCTTGTTTTGTCAAACGGCCAGTCACCGTTTAAATCACATTTGCCTGCAGCTCTTCATAGATGACGATGAGCGGTCAGTATTAAGACCATCCCATCCCACACTCAGCCTTCAAGCTATAGCGTGTAAACATTAAGCAGAGACACTGTCACCAAAGACAGCAATCAGCAAAGAAAGCACTGCCACTGGAGCGATTGAGCGTAGATaagaaagagaggaaatgaTGGAGATGCTGATCTGCAACTGGCAGGTGACCAGAGATAAAAGGAGTATGTGTCTCTGAAGGAGTATGAGTGCATGACACACATTGCTTTTGATCTGCTTTCCTTCAGGAGGGCCTGACGCTCCAGCAGcatttacaaaacacattatGTTAATAACTAAATCGCAAAATACATTATTGATATTAAATCAATCCGCACCTATACGTTTTttgcaaaatcaaaaaatataacGTCATCAccaattttttttccatgtaaaaaaattacaccTTTCaataatttcagaaataatttatattgttgCGCTGTCCTGTTTCTGCAACAAAGCTGTATTACATCACGACGTCAAACAGCTGCTTCCCTCAAACTACATCCTACCTATAGCAAATCTCAAATTGCATAACATTTTAGCCTCGTGACAGcattacttaatttaaaaaaaactatcataCTACTCCACAAAAACGGAAAAATATCTCAGAGAAagtaaacaacaacatcaacaacaataaTCGCTCGCGCGTCTgaacttttaaagaaacaaaacacctGTCTGCCTGCATGCTGGCGCAAGAGTTAGAAAAAAATTAgagttagaaaaaaatattgaaaacagtacTCACCTCTCACGCAGAGGAGAGACATGGCAAccgaagtttttttttctcttggatAAATCCTGTCACTGTAGTAAGTTCTCAGCTGTCCGGCGACATTTCAAACGATGTCACAAGTTAGTTCCTCGTCATGAGCGCACTACTGAGAACAGATAATGCGCGGATGCTCGACGGAGTAACTCTGCGCTATCCGACAGGTGACGCGTTTTGACTTGGATGACAAAACGCCATGATCGAAATGGATGTGTAGAAACTCACGGAATAAAAGGCGGGGCTGGCAGGGATTGTAATGACGTCGGAATTGCCCCTGACCAAGAGGGCGGACTTTGCTGGACTGTTGACCAATGGGCGGGCTAGTGGGTGTGGCCAATGACTGGCGAAGGAACAGGTGCGAGGTTGGCCTGTTAACATGAGCGTTGAGAAAACTGAGAGTACAGTCAAATCTATTAGttatatatttctaaaggaAGTTATTGCCTCTAAGTCTAGCTCTGTCGCTTATAAAAAATTAGTTAATAATCTCAAATGTGAAAGTGCTTGGTTATTAGGCTACCTCACAGGTTTTTGTTACAAACAAggtaaaataaatctattttaaaataataaataaattcacccTGTTAATACTTTTGCATTAAGTTTAAGGATATTTATGTTAGCTGCTATTTTTGCTCTTAGCACCAAACAAGTCCTCCACATCTTCTGGCATTGCAGttatgtgaaaaatgtattttgttcattttaattagcgttttgaaaatgttgattttggATAAATATGATAAAGTAACAAAGCTTTTGTTATTAAAGTTACTCAAGTTTATTCACATTCATAAGTGTAAGTTTTCTAACAAAAAGCTCTTTAAAGAAATAAGGAATTCGAATTAGCCTATTTAAAGAtaaattcaaaaatatgtttgtactATTCAACATAGTACAAATAGAAAAGCAATTAAAACTTGAATTTTGATTATACCTTGCATTTTTTtcaacttcttcttcttaatttttctttctcctctccTGGCTTTATGGGGtttgttttactattttgtttttgccatttaaaccataataaaagaaagtaaacttggataaattttttttttatatattttatatgctctggataaaaaaaatatatgaagatTTTAAAGGTCTGTGTGCtctttaattaaatgttgttattttttaaaaattgattattGATCTAAAAATTATTGACCAGTTATTCTATTTTGTTTAATACCTGATTGAATCCTCTTTCTGACTTTACATTATTACGcttaacacttttttatttatttatttattttgtagttatttacctttttgttctttttttttcagtgttatttatttaaacataattgttaaaaaaatatttatttaatatctcttgttctgcaaattaattaattatctttttaataTAAGACTTTGATTCACATGTCAAatcaaatacatgcatttttgaaCGAAGAGATCAGACTGAACAATTAATTGTATAGGcctactattattttattatatagaatattattatgtttagtaatatataaaaatatatatttttttaattgatttagatatttagattttattttcattcaaattattttatgcaaatttgcacattttttataattttacatttagctTTATTGAgttattgagtttttttttttttttttttagcctcacttttagttttagtggtacttcatttgtaattttgtgtATACGTTTCGTCAAATCGTTTTATTTTAGCCTAATTTCAATTATGTAAActaatagttttataatatttattatattatatatattacagcacTAGACTTGAGCTGTCATTATGAGCTCACTTGAAATCAAACTGTCATTTCTACTGACCTATGcaaagtttttttatgcattactaCAGAATTTATAAAAGTTTAGTACCTTATCATTTTTGTAACGGTTATCTTTTTACGGACGTTGGCACCGGAACCATATATTCAGCATTTGTTTCCCTCGCAGACTCGGATTCTTGTTACTGATACACGCCTCGTGATGTTGTAATGTGATTTCCGCAACTGCAAGGGGGTCACGTTTGTAGTGCAAACTCGAGAAGAATCCATTCATTTGTCGCAGTGATCTTTCAGCGTCTGTATTAATAAAGGCTGAACATGATCAGGACGGCGGTGTGTCGGGCAGGGAGTGGTCTTTTAAAGGTAACACACGTGCTTTGCTTCTCTTGACCCTTCAGTTGAATGCTGTcacattaaagtcattaaaattcatttcGAAATCAAAGACATAGAAAGGATAGACGTCGagaattaatttataaattaatttaaatcacaataatgttatttttcgTTCAGTAAATGTCATGATTGTAACGTCAGCGATTTGTTTCATCATCAGGCTTCCATCCCAGAGTACTTTAACTTCAGCCTTTGTTAAAAGCCTTTTGTACATGAATGGTTACTGTTTGCACAAAAACAGTACGTCAAGTTGTACTAGTTTCTGGTATTCTGGCTGTTAATGTCAAGCCctgtgtgtattatatacatattagtgctgtcaaaatgattaatcgcatccaaaataaaagcttttgttcacataatatattgtgtatatttatgtatatgtatatttacatttagttatttagcagcacacatgcatgtatgcatttcagaaaataatttaatttctaaataaatatattttatatataatcaagtatataaatgaatatattttcaaaatatactgtgtgcgtattatatatatacacatattatgacaacaaaacatttattttggatgtgggattaattaattggcagcacatatattaaatttgatttaaattctATTTGTTGTATAATGTGGAATCTGTGTGTAGCCATGTAATTAGCTTCTTTTCTTGATTACATTGCATCCTGTCTCTTCTGTGTGCAGCATTCACGGCAAACCCTGCCTGCTTTATGGGGGACCCGTGCTCAACATCGATGGGCTTCCAGCCTCCCTTTGAACACCGTGGTTCTGTTCGTGCCCCAGCAGGAAGCTTGGGTGGTGGAAAGAATGGGCCGTTTCCACCGAATCCTGGAACCAGTGTGTTACCCTTAACAAAATCTTCAATGTGTTGAAATTATTTCCAGCCATTAAAGtgacatgtttttttggtttcccTTTAGGGTCTAAACTTCCTGATTCCCATCTTGGACCGAGTTAAATACGTTCAAAGCCTCAAAGAGATAGTGATCGATGTGCCCGAGCAGTCAGCCGTTTCCCTCGGTAAGTCACAGGCATTGTGATCTTTTCCACTCCTACCGTCACGGATCGTTTAGATGAAACGgatatttaatttgacttttcaGACAATGTGACGTTGCAGATAGATGGAGTTTTATATCTCAGGATACTCGACCCATTTAAGGTAAGCACTCTGCTTTCTGACAGAACTTCTTTAGGCTTTTCCTCCTCTCATATTGTGCTTCTGCTGTCCTCTGAAGGCCAGTTATGGAGTGGAGGACCCAGAATATGCTGTTACCCAGCTGGCACAGACCACCATGAGATCAGAGCTGGGAAAACTGACTCTGGACAAAGTGTTTAGGGTGGGAATGCTAGACAGTCTCTCAGTGACACAATATCGTATTCACCATTGATTTGTGCGCTCAAGGATCATTCTTGTCGTTTGACAGGAAAGAGAGTCCCTGAATTCCAATATCGTTCACTCTATAAACCAGGCATCAGATGAATGGGGGATTCGATGTCTTCGATACGAGATCAAAGACATTCACGTTCCTCCACGGGTAAAAGAGTCTATGCAAATGCAGGTATGATGATTGGGCCTTCGACTTCATCTTACAGATTACGGTGATCTCCTCAGTTGTGTTACTGATGTAACATAATTCACACTCAGGTGGAGGCCGAGCGGAAGAAGAGAGCCACTGTTCTGGAGTCAGAGGGGACGAGGGAGGCGGCCATCAATGTGGCTGAGGGTCGCAAACAGGCTCAGATTCTGGCGTCTGAGGGGCAGAAAGCCGAACAGATAAATAAAGCTgctggtgggtttttttttttacttaacatCTGGGTTTTCGATTAACGTTTGTAGTAGACAAAtatctgttgtttgtttttttttattttaatttatttctaaatcaATATCCTGAcataattgtaaattatttaataatgtctcATTAACttgaaatacaaaaactatttcatCGCTTATTTATCACAATTAATTTATCGTAAAAAtggaataatttacatttaaaaattatatatttgggGTAGTTGTCAAGGCATGGCTTCTTATTTTAAGTTGAGTTACTGAAGAGGCTAAacttaaaaagtataaaaaacaaaattatatttcataatagtcctttttatcatttctaaaaaaatgtatataataatgttaatgatactgactaaattaaatgaaataactgctaatttatgttgttttgatttaaaatatttcataattataaaaataattatgtaatatagAATAAATTGTATAACGGTAATTGTCAAACGAATGATCGCGATTAATAACATCcgaaataaaggtttttgtttacataacgtaagtgtgtattttgtatatttctgatAATTacgcgtgcatgtgtgttttagaaaaaataattttcttatatattcTAGTTTACAGTCTTTATAATGCACACACATTAACagtaatgaattattaatgataTTGTTTTGCCCTGTACAGGTGAAGCGAATGCTGTTTTGGCTAAAGCTGAGGCAAAGGCCAAAGCTATCCAGCTGCTGTCCGAGGCGCTCACCGAGCAGGTAGATCTGATGAAGGGCTTTCATAAGAACCCACATCACACTTATGCAGAAAGAAGTCAATCATTTGTAAACCGATACAGAGATGAAGATGGAAGTGACCTTTTCTAACTGTGTCTGTACAGAATGGAAACGCTGCAGCATCTTTAACGGTAGCTGAACAATACGTCTCTGCTTTCTCCAACCTGGCCAAGGAATCTAACACCATCTTATTGCCTTCCAACACAGGAGACATCAGCAGCATGGTCTCTCAGGTATGGCTTCATCCATTGCAGATATTTcctaatagtaatatttatatgtaaatgtcaCTGTTCTCTCATCGTTTTCAGGCCATGGCAATATACGGGAGTTTATCAAAGACAAAGAGCGCAGCAGACAGTGGGACCGCTGAGACCAACGAGCCAGTTTGGAAAGAAGACGCTATGTCTGAAACAGAAACTGGACATAAATAATGGTTAAAGACGGAAAGCGTTGACACTGCAAAGATTCTGGTTGTAGAAGACTGATGCGAGAGAACCGAAATGATAAAATCGCAGAAGATTTTATTgcgtgtatgtttttgtttattataataaatatggaatatttagtttttcctgATAATCACTGTTCCAGTGCTTGCGTAAAAAGTTCATtcatcattattcattattaatccAAATGAATTGGTGAACTGCAggacattagtaaatgctgtaTGGCTGTAAAGAGGTTtttccccccccaaaaaaattatttcggTGGCATAAATATCAGTTAAAGTGGGGTCACATTACTGATATATGAAGTCACTTTAACAATCAAGTAGATTTAGTCGATTCTTGAATCCAGTGAAATTCCCAATGTCTCTAAATTCACAGAACACCGCTGACACATCTGTCCATAAAATAGAAGATTAGCTATGTTATAATGCAAGTGTAGTTA
Proteins encoded:
- the stoml2 gene encoding stomatin-like protein 2, mitochondrial, with the protein product MIRTAVCRAGSGLLKHSRQTLPALWGTRAQHRWASSLPLNTVVLFVPQQEAWVVERMGRFHRILEPGLNFLIPILDRVKYVQSLKEIVIDVPEQSAVSLDNVTLQIDGVLYLRILDPFKASYGVEDPEYAVTQLAQTTMRSELGKLTLDKVFRERESLNSNIVHSINQASDEWGIRCLRYEIKDIHVPPRVKESMQMQVEAERKKRATVLESEGTREAAINVAEGRKQAQILASEGQKAEQINKAAGEANAVLAKAEAKAKAIQLLSEALTEQNGNAAASLTVAEQYVSAFSNLAKESNTILLPSNTGDISSMVSQAMAIYGSLSKTKSAADSGTAETNEPVWKEDAMSETETGHK